In Gammaproteobacteria bacterium, the genomic stretch GCTGGGTCGGCGAATTCTTGACGCGCCGCCACGCTATCTGCGCGAACTGATGCCGTGGCGAGCGATTCCACCACTCGCGGCACAAGCCATGTCTGCCTATGCAGCGAAGAGCTGAAATGCGGGGAAACCTCAGGGTCTGACTGCAATTTCCTTTTTTGGTCGCTCCGCTCTACCGAGCCTGACTCGCCGTGAAAGTGCCTGTTCGATTTGATCTTTGCATCGTTCACTGTCCTATGGACTGCATCACCTTGGCAATTCCATCAGGGCGAAACGGTGTCATTAACAAATGCACGTGGTTGGTCATCAGCACGTAGGCGTGTACCTGACAGTCGTGTGTTACGCAGGCGTTTTTTAGCGAGTCGAGGTAACTGCTGTAGTCCTCGTCAGCAAAGAAGGTAACTTGACGGTTATTGCCACGCTGGATGACGTACTGGGGGATGCCAGCCATGGCATAGCGCGGTTGGCGGGGCATAAACGGGGGCTCCCTGTTTTTATTCTCGCACGAGGATTACATCACGGATGTTTAGGCATGGGGAAATTGCAGTCTGACCCCGATTGATTCGGGCGCCGAACTGTCCCTGACTCGCACGCACAAGAAGAAATTTGAACTCCGCTGGCTCGAGCACTGCCGCCTTTGTATCTTCAACACTAACTACCACATAAATCGAACTACGTCAGCTTCGCGAAGTTGACACGCGCCGCACCACGGTTGGGGGTTCCGCTCTTTAGGTTCAAATTTTTTTAGGTTCAATTTTTTTTCGACAGTACAGACCATCGTATAGATAGATAACTTTCCGCGA encodes the following:
- a CDS encoding transposase, coding for MPRQPRYAMAGIPQYVIQRGNNRQVTFFADEDYSSYLDSLKNACVTHDCQVHAYVLMTNHVHLLMTPFRPDGIAKVMQSIGQ